Proteins from a genomic interval of Paenibacillus sp. RC334:
- a CDS encoding HAD family hydrolase has translation MSYPKQHILFDLDDTLVHCNKYFDLILNHFFDLLQEWFAARNLTKNTIREKQIEIDVAGVHQVGFASEHFPQSLIDTYHFFSEQFGRRTDPREEQELRSLGRSVYEQEIEPYPGMVETLNSLQKAGHALHLYTGGEQVIQEKKIEQMKLANYFDDRIYIRQHKNVEALEEIIQMNRFDRSITWMIGNSLRTDVSPALAAGIHAVYLKQPKEWVYNMVELQKNVNSVMYTIQKLTEVPRVIHESIQLHQQKRTLG, from the coding sequence ATGTCGTATCCGAAGCAGCACATATTATTCGATCTTGATGACACTTTGGTCCACTGCAACAAGTATTTCGATCTTATTCTCAACCACTTTTTCGATTTGCTTCAGGAATGGTTTGCAGCCCGTAACCTGACGAAAAATACAATTCGTGAAAAACAAATCGAAATTGATGTGGCTGGTGTTCATCAGGTGGGATTTGCCAGTGAGCATTTTCCACAGTCCTTGATTGATACGTACCACTTTTTCTCGGAGCAATTCGGACGCCGTACAGATCCTAGGGAAGAGCAGGAGCTTCGCTCGCTTGGCCGAAGTGTGTACGAGCAGGAAATTGAACCGTATCCCGGGATGGTCGAAACGTTAAACTCCCTCCAAAAAGCCGGGCATGCCCTGCACCTCTACACCGGCGGTGAGCAGGTCATTCAGGAAAAGAAGATTGAACAGATGAAGCTGGCTAACTATTTTGATGATCGCATCTACATTCGCCAGCATAAAAATGTCGAGGCACTGGAGGAAATTATTCAGATGAACCGCTTTGACCGAAGCATCACCTGGATGATTGGAAACTCCCTGCGCACCGATGTATCTCCCGCCCTTGCTGCAGGCATTCATGCCGTGTATCTCAAGCAGCCCAAGGAATGGGTTTACAACATGGTTGAGCTGCAAAAAAACGTTAACTCCGTGATGTATACGATACAGAAGCTAACAGAAGTACCCCGAGTGATACACGAAAGCATTCAATTGCATCAACAAAAAAGGACTCTCGGCTAG